Proteins encoded in a region of the Teredinibacter purpureus genome:
- a CDS encoding HAD family hydrolase, with translation MHRFSCFDVIIFDCDGVLLDSNALKIKAMGIALRGYGITNSDIDTCTSFFGQNFGKSRFYHVDYFASHLLNLRGLIVEDFKSEVLASYSYQCERLYLKANLAPFVKELLTKSNAVKYVASGSEQDELRRVFNARQLNVYFDGIMGSPELKSVNVSNILDMHKESKAVMIGDAISDLEAARANAIDFIFYSPFSRVESKMRGLCKDQGYRVIDSFDEVIQEI, from the coding sequence ATGCACCGGTTTAGTTGTTTTGATGTAATTATATTTGATTGTGATGGCGTTCTGCTCGACTCAAATGCCCTAAAAATTAAAGCTATGGGTATAGCTTTAAGGGGGTACGGCATAACGAATTCTGATATTGATACATGCACCTCTTTTTTTGGTCAAAACTTCGGGAAATCTAGATTTTATCACGTTGACTATTTTGCAAGCCACTTGCTAAATTTGAGAGGCTTGATAGTTGAGGACTTTAAAAGCGAAGTTCTCGCATCTTATTCGTATCAGTGTGAAAGGTTATACTTAAAAGCTAATTTGGCGCCATTTGTAAAAGAGTTGCTGACTAAAAGTAATGCGGTTAAATATGTTGCTAGTGGTTCAGAACAAGATGAGTTGAGAAGAGTTTTTAATGCTCGACAGTTAAATGTCTATTTTGATGGAATTATGGGCTCCCCAGAACTGAAATCAGTTAATGTCTCCAACATTTTGGATATGCATAAAGAGTCTAAAGCTGTAATGATCGGTGATGCAATTTCAGACCTAGAAGCTGCAAGAGCCAATGCAATTGATTTCATTTTTTACAGTCCTTTTTCTAGGGTTGAATCAAAAATGAGAGGTCTGTGTAAAGATCAAGGATATCGAGTCATAGATTCTTTTGATGAGGTAATACAAGAAATATGA
- a CDS encoding aldolase catalytic domain-containing protein, with the protein MHEVKILDCTLRDGGYYNLWDFDPDVVQAYIEAMAKAKVDYVELGLRELPQKGFHGAFFYTTEDFINRLRLPNGPSYGVMVNAKSIMGSPKSIGDTVNDLFVDSKDSHVSIVRVAAHFDEVEKSEAIVKCLKDKGYIVGYNLMQAGGKPSAELAEKAGIVASWGQVDVLYFADSLGNMDGGEVKRIISALRECWSGDLGIHTHNNMARALDNCLVAKAAGVKWLDATVTGMGRGAGNSQTENLLAVISQESDSYVTTPVYELAIRHFEPMQKECGWGSNLLYFLGAQNNLHPTYIQNMLSDSHFGTDEIVGAIEFLSQQENRTSYNGDVYKAALTFSGEGKPVSGSPELCSVAHERDVLIVANGSSLQRYLRDIKAYIRNKKPIVIGINVIEELAEYIDYYCLSHNNKFLSERGIYNTLKKPVILPKHRFKDSELELFSGSCQLIDYGFEVKHNCFSVKNEYCVVPFDITAAYAFSVVETMNPKGVFLAGFDGYESADSRQLEMLEIFSMMNGLEISKRLIALTPTTYPLVQGSIYAPV; encoded by the coding sequence ATGCATGAAGTTAAAATTTTAGACTGCACACTGCGTGATGGTGGTTATTACAATCTTTGGGATTTTGATCCTGACGTTGTTCAAGCATACATTGAAGCCATGGCTAAAGCTAAAGTAGATTACGTCGAATTAGGGTTGCGTGAGCTGCCTCAAAAAGGTTTTCACGGTGCGTTCTTTTACACAACCGAAGATTTTATTAATCGTTTGCGATTACCCAATGGGCCTAGTTATGGTGTAATGGTTAATGCTAAGTCGATTATGGGCTCCCCTAAGTCTATTGGCGATACAGTTAATGATTTATTTGTTGATTCTAAAGACAGTCATGTGTCTATTGTTAGAGTTGCAGCTCACTTTGATGAAGTGGAAAAATCAGAGGCGATAGTGAAATGCTTGAAAGACAAGGGTTATATTGTTGGATATAACTTGATGCAAGCCGGAGGTAAACCCTCAGCGGAGTTGGCAGAAAAGGCTGGGATAGTGGCTTCTTGGGGGCAGGTGGATGTCTTATATTTCGCTGATTCACTTGGCAATATGGATGGAGGGGAGGTTAAACGAATAATCTCGGCATTGCGTGAATGCTGGTCTGGTGACTTAGGTATCCATACTCACAACAACATGGCTAGAGCATTAGATAATTGTTTGGTCGCAAAAGCAGCAGGGGTGAAGTGGCTGGATGCTACGGTTACGGGTATGGGGCGTGGTGCAGGTAATTCGCAGACTGAAAATTTATTAGCTGTTATTAGTCAAGAGAGCGATAGTTATGTAACAACTCCAGTATATGAGTTGGCAATACGTCATTTCGAGCCGATGCAGAAAGAATGTGGCTGGGGAAGCAATTTACTTTATTTCTTAGGCGCTCAAAATAATCTTCACCCTACTTACATACAAAACATGCTTTCTGATAGCCATTTTGGGACGGATGAAATTGTTGGTGCGATAGAATTTCTTAGTCAGCAGGAAAATAGAACGTCCTACAATGGAGATGTGTACAAAGCCGCATTGACATTCTCCGGTGAGGGAAAGCCGGTCAGTGGTTCGCCAGAGTTGTGCAGTGTTGCACATGAAAGAGATGTTTTAATTGTAGCAAATGGTTCAAGTTTACAAAGATATTTAAGGGACATTAAAGCGTATATTAGAAACAAAAAGCCAATTGTTATTGGGATAAATGTGATTGAAGAGCTGGCAGAATATATTGATTATTATTGTCTATCCCACAACAATAAATTTCTTTCAGAGCGTGGTATATACAATACGCTCAAAAAGCCGGTTATATTGCCAAAGCACCGATTCAAGGATTCAGAACTAGAACTTTTTTCTGGCAGCTGTCAATTAATCGATTATGGGTTTGAAGTTAAGCATAATTGTTTTTCCGTTAAAAACGAATACTGTGTTGTTCCTTTTGATATTACAGCAGCATATGCATTTAGTGTTGTTGAAACGATGAACCCGAAAGGAGTGTTTCTCGCCGGGTTTGATGGGTATGAAAGTGCCGACTCTCGACAATTAGAGATGCTTGAAATCTTTTCTATGATGAATGGTCTTGAAATATCAAAAAGGCTCATTGCATTAACGCCAACGACCTATCCTCTTGTGCAAGGCTCCATCTATGCACCGGTTTAG